A stretch of the Massilia varians genome encodes the following:
- a CDS encoding DUF3471 domain-containing protein: MSADAFFVPDTVDWLVFQRDGGGKVTGVTYHQDGRALDHLRSGAAPPPRIVAKIADAAFDAHAGRYEIQPGMVFEVRREGSRYFVQPTGQRRLEIFPLSETRFFARDVDAELSFDGQSLRFQQGGRNFTGRRI; this comes from the coding sequence ATGTCGGCCGACGCATTCTTCGTGCCGGATACGGTGGACTGGTTGGTGTTCCAGCGCGATGGCGGTGGCAAGGTCACGGGCGTGACCTACCACCAGGACGGCAGGGCGCTGGATCACCTGCGCAGCGGCGCGGCGCCGCCGCCGCGGATCGTGGCGAAGATCGCCGACGCCGCTTTTGACGCGCACGCCGGCCGCTACGAGATCCAGCCCGGCATGGTGTTCGAGGTGAGGCGCGAGGGCAGCCGCTACTTCGTGCAGCCGACCGGCCAGCGCCGGCTCGAAATCTTCCCGCTGAGCGAAACCCGCTTCTTCGCGCGCGACGTCGATGCCGAGCTCAGTTTCGACGGCCAGAGCCTGCGCTTCCAGCAGGGCGGCCGCAACTTCACCGGTCGCCGGATTTGA
- a CDS encoding peptidoglycan recognition protein family protein, producing MPNMRLTALSLLAALLLSLPAHAAEPLAAVERAIVPVAAWGGTPADAAKARRHTISQITLHHQGEPFKPGTDPQAYLRRLQSWSRSSKGWLDIPYHYVIDLDGRIYEARNIDFAGDTNTEYDPSGHALIEVVGNFEEVEPNQQQLEAVVDLMALLAARYKVSLDDIKSHRDYSSKTVCPGANLYRYVKENWFRHKVALRLAGEQAAKP from the coding sequence ATGCCCAACATGCGCCTTACCGCCCTTTCCCTGCTCGCCGCCCTGCTTCTCTCGCTGCCCGCCCACGCGGCCGAACCGCTGGCTGCGGTCGAACGCGCCATCGTCCCCGTCGCCGCCTGGGGCGGCACCCCGGCCGACGCGGCCAAGGCGCGCCGCCACACCATCAGCCAGATCACCCTGCATCACCAGGGCGAGCCCTTCAAGCCGGGCACCGATCCGCAAGCCTACCTGCGGCGCCTGCAGTCGTGGTCGCGCAGCAGCAAGGGCTGGCTCGACATCCCCTACCACTACGTCATCGACCTCGACGGCCGCATCTACGAGGCGCGCAACATCGACTTCGCGGGCGATACCAATACCGAATACGACCCGAGCGGCCACGCCCTGATCGAGGTGGTCGGCAACTTCGAGGAAGTGGAGCCGAACCAGCAGCAGTTGGAGGCCGTGGTCGACCTGATGGCGCTGCTGGCGGCCAGGTACAAGGTCTCGCTGGACGATATCAAGAGCCACCGCGACTATTCAAGCAAGACCGTGTGTCCCGGTGCGAACCTGTACCGCTACGTGAAAGAGAATTGGTTCCGCCACAAGGTGGCGCTGCGCCTGGCGGGTGAGCAAGCTGCGAAACCGTAG
- a CDS encoding pyrimidine 5'-nucleotidase: MANHTLPSPVWLFDLDNTLHDASHAIFPAISANMNTYIARVLGDGTSPATQAQVDAARLGYWKRYGATLLGMIRHHGVSAADFLHVTHDLGALDKLVRAEKGLGTLLRRLPGRKILLTNAPTRYSTDVMRHLGLSRHFAHHVAIEHMHVHRQLRPKPSSLMLRRLLRKHGVAARRCILVEDTLANLKSASRLGLRTVWVTQYLRMSDPIGKAPLPRTLKRPGYVDVKVKSVRQLPARLHRLR; this comes from the coding sequence GTGGCAAATCATACCCTCCCCTCCCCCGTCTGGCTGTTCGACCTCGACAATACCCTGCACGATGCCTCGCATGCCATCTTCCCGGCCATCAGCGCCAACATGAACACCTACATCGCGCGCGTGCTGGGCGACGGCACCAGCCCGGCCACCCAGGCCCAGGTCGATGCGGCGCGCCTGGGCTACTGGAAGCGCTACGGCGCCACCCTGCTCGGCATGATCCGCCACCACGGGGTTTCGGCGGCCGACTTCCTGCACGTCACGCACGATCTCGGCGCCCTCGACAAGCTGGTGCGGGCGGAGAAGGGACTGGGCACGCTGCTGCGCCGCCTGCCGGGCCGCAAGATCCTGCTCACCAACGCGCCGACGCGCTACTCGACCGACGTGATGCGCCACCTGGGCCTGAGCCGCCATTTCGCCCACCACGTGGCGATCGAGCACATGCACGTGCACCGCCAGCTGCGCCCCAAGCCTTCAAGCCTGATGCTGCGCCGCCTGCTGCGCAAGCACGGCGTGGCGGCGCGCCGCTGCATCCTGGTCGAGGACACGCTGGCCAACCTGAAAAGCGCCAGCCGTCTCGGCCTGCGCACCGTCTGGGTGACGCAATACCTGCGCATGAGCGATCCGATCGGAAAAGCGCCGCTGCCAAGGACCCTGAAACGCCCCGGTTACGTCGATGTCAAAGTAAAATCCGTGCGGCAGCTACCGGCGCGTCTGCACCGGTTGCGCTAA
- the slmA gene encoding nucleoid occlusion factor SlmA has product MASTKPGQRKLQILQALAAMLEQPKGEKITTAALAARLSVSEAALYRHFASKAQMYEGLIEFIESSVFGLINQIAEREEDGVHQAHAILQMLLSFAANNPGMTRVLIGDALVGEDERLQLRMNGFYDRIEMAFKGALRVAVTQGHGLETDVAARASLLVSYVTGRWHRFAKTGFKQNPAEGTSLQLSLLLAA; this is encoded by the coding sequence ATGGCAAGCACCAAGCCAGGTCAGCGCAAGCTGCAAATCCTCCAGGCCCTGGCCGCGATGCTCGAGCAGCCGAAGGGCGAAAAGATCACCACGGCGGCGCTGGCGGCGCGCCTGTCGGTGTCGGAGGCGGCGCTGTACCGCCACTTCGCCAGCAAGGCGCAGATGTACGAGGGCCTGATCGAGTTCATCGAGTCGAGCGTCTTCGGCCTGATCAACCAGATCGCCGAACGCGAGGAAGACGGGGTGCACCAGGCGCATGCGATCCTGCAGATGCTGCTGTCCTTCGCCGCCAACAACCCGGGCATGACCCGGGTGCTGATCGGCGACGCGCTGGTGGGCGAGGACGAACGCCTGCAGCTGCGCATGAACGGCTTCTACGACCGGATCGAAATGGCGTTCAAGGGCGCCTTGCGGGTTGCCGTCACCCAAGGCCACGGCCTGGAGACCGACGTCGCGGCGCGCGCCAGCCTCTTGGTGAGCTACGTGACCGGACGCTGGCACCGCTTCGCCAAGACCGGCTTCAAGCAGAACCCGGCCGAAGGCACGTCCCTGCAGCTGTCGCTGCTGCTGGCGGCATAA
- the argB gene encoding acetylglutamate kinase, which yields MNATLTSLNTDDQPNDLTKVSPQIKAQILAEALPYIRNFHGKTIVIKYGGNAMTDERLKHGFARDVILLKLVGMNPVVVHGGGPQIDNALRKIGKQGTFVQGMRITDEETMEVVEWVLGGEVQQDIVMLINHYGGQAVGLTGKDGGLIRARRMSMPDKEKPGEFLDIGFVGEIEAINPAVVKALQDDAFIPIISPIGFGQDGQAYNINADVVAGKIAEILKAEKLIMMTNIAGVQDKAGNLVTDLSAREIDEMFEDGTISGGMLPKISSALDAAKSGVNTVHIIDGRIEHSLLLEVLTEQAFGTMIRSH from the coding sequence ATGAACGCTACTCTGACCAGCCTGAACACCGACGACCAGCCTAACGATCTGACCAAAGTATCGCCGCAGATCAAGGCGCAGATCCTGGCCGAGGCGCTTCCCTATATCCGCAACTTCCACGGCAAGACCATCGTCATCAAGTACGGCGGCAACGCCATGACCGACGAGCGCCTGAAGCACGGCTTCGCGCGCGACGTCATCCTGCTCAAGCTGGTGGGCATGAACCCGGTCGTGGTGCACGGCGGCGGTCCGCAGATCGACAATGCGCTGAGGAAGATCGGCAAGCAGGGCACCTTCGTGCAGGGCATGCGCATCACCGACGAAGAGACCATGGAAGTGGTCGAGTGGGTGCTGGGCGGCGAAGTCCAGCAGGACATCGTCATGCTGATCAACCACTACGGCGGCCAGGCCGTGGGCCTTACCGGCAAGGACGGTGGACTCATCCGCGCTCGTCGCATGAGCATGCCCGACAAGGAAAAGCCGGGCGAATTCCTGGACATCGGTTTCGTCGGCGAGATCGAGGCGATCAACCCTGCCGTCGTCAAGGCGCTGCAGGACGATGCCTTCATCCCGATCATCTCGCCGATCGGCTTCGGCCAGGACGGCCAGGCCTACAACATCAATGCCGACGTCGTCGCCGGCAAGATCGCCGAGATCCTGAAGGCCGAAAAGCTCATCATGATGACCAACATCGCCGGCGTGCAGGACAAGGCAGGCAACCTGGTCACCGACCTGTCGGCGCGCGAGATCGACGAGATGTTCGAAGACGGCACGATTTCCGGCGGCATGCTGCCGAAGATCTCGTCGGCACTGGACGCCGCCAAGTCCGGCGTGAATACCGTGCACATCATCGACGGACGCATCGAACACAGTTTGTTGCTGGAAGTCTTGACCGAGCAGGCATTTGGCACTATGATCCGGTCTCACTAA
- the pabB gene encoding aminodeoxychorismate synthase component I translates to MDTQEVFALLDDAGAVGEARSRLYSRHTGTLHCLDAAGWPQLLRALQEALGRGLYAVPLLTYELGAQLQGVPAHPVPGALAQVLLFEQCEHLDASQVEAWIATRAPADALAGVAGIAPDVDEAAFSDAIRRIRDYIAAGDTYQVNYTYRLRFETYGALVNLYARLRARQRVPYGALVALPDGGAVLSFSPELFVRHEAGRLQARPMKGTAPASGDDAVDQERSQALALDTKNRAENLMIVDLLRNDLGRVAVTGSVEVPALFEVRRYGSVLQMTSTVQARLREDASLEEVFAALYPCGSITGAPKRRSMEIIHELEPSARGIYTGAIGWFDPPAAGSARDFGDFCLSVPIRTLALGAPEGGTRKGELGVGAGIVYDSDAASEYAECRLKARFLTGLPNEFEIFETLRASWDDGCRHVEQHLDRLAASCRYFGYPFDYGAARAALNEACLALPHGQLHRLRLAVAPDGALAVQAAPLAPLGEPVALLLAQETTHSGDVFLRHKTSVRGRYDAAWRAAEAQGAFDALFFNERGELTEGGRSNVFLRVGSEWITPPVSSGLLPGVMRSILLQAPAWNASERVITRAMLAEADDIVVCNALRGPLRAVLLDDPLG, encoded by the coding sequence ATGGACACCCAGGAAGTATTCGCGCTGCTGGACGACGCCGGCGCCGTCGGCGAGGCCCGGTCGCGCCTCTACAGCCGCCACACCGGCACCCTGCATTGCCTCGATGCCGCCGGCTGGCCGCAGTTGCTGCGCGCGCTGCAGGAGGCGCTCGGACGCGGCCTGTACGCGGTGCCGCTGCTCACCTACGAACTGGGCGCGCAGCTGCAAGGCGTGCCGGCGCACCCGGTGCCGGGTGCGCTGGCGCAGGTGCTGTTGTTCGAACAATGCGAGCACCTGGATGCCAGCCAGGTCGAGGCCTGGATCGCCACCCGCGCGCCTGCCGACGCACTGGCGGGCGTGGCCGGCATTGCGCCCGACGTCGACGAAGCCGCCTTCAGCGATGCGATCCGCCGCATCCGCGACTACATCGCCGCCGGCGACACCTACCAGGTGAATTACACCTACCGCCTGCGCTTCGAGACCTATGGCGCGCTCGTCAACCTGTATGCGCGGTTGCGCGCGCGCCAGCGCGTACCCTACGGCGCCCTGGTGGCCCTGCCGGACGGCGGCGCGGTATTGTCCTTCTCGCCCGAACTGTTCGTGCGCCACGAGGCCGGTAGGCTGCAGGCGCGTCCGATGAAAGGCACCGCGCCGGCCAGCGGTGACGATGCGGTCGACCAGGAGCGCTCCCAGGCCCTCGCTCTGGACACCAAGAACCGCGCCGAGAACCTGATGATCGTCGACCTGCTGCGCAACGACCTGGGACGGGTAGCCGTCACCGGCAGCGTCGAGGTACCGGCGCTGTTCGAGGTGCGCCGCTATGGCAGCGTGCTGCAGATGACCTCGACCGTGCAGGCGCGCCTGCGCGAGGATGCCTCACTGGAGGAAGTATTCGCCGCGCTCTACCCCTGCGGCTCGATCACCGGGGCGCCGAAGCGCCGCAGCATGGAGATCATCCATGAACTGGAGCCGAGCGCGCGCGGCATCTATACCGGCGCGATCGGCTGGTTCGATCCGCCGGCGGCGGGTAGCGCCAGGGACTTTGGCGACTTCTGCCTGTCGGTCCCGATCCGCACCCTGGCGCTGGGCGCACCGGAGGGCGGCACCCGCAAGGGCGAACTGGGCGTCGGCGCCGGTATCGTGTACGACAGCGATGCCGCCTCCGAGTACGCCGAATGCCGGCTCAAGGCGCGCTTCCTCACCGGCCTGCCCAACGAATTCGAGATCTTCGAGACCCTGCGCGCTTCCTGGGACGACGGCTGCCGCCACGTCGAGCAGCACCTCGACCGCCTGGCCGCCTCCTGCCGCTACTTCGGCTATCCGTTCGACTATGGGGCCGCGCGCGCGGCCCTGAACGAGGCCTGCCTGGCCCTGCCCCACGGCCAGCTGCACCGGCTGCGCCTGGCGGTGGCCCCCGACGGCGCGCTGGCCGTGCAGGCGGCGCCGCTGGCGCCCCTGGGCGAACCGGTGGCGCTGCTGCTGGCGCAGGAAACGACCCATTCGGGCGACGTCTTCCTGCGCCACAAGACGAGCGTGCGCGGCCGCTACGACGCGGCCTGGCGCGCCGCCGAGGCGCAAGGCGCGTTTGACGCCCTGTTCTTCAACGAGCGCGGGGAACTGACGGAAGGGGGACGCAGCAACGTGTTCCTGCGTGTCGGCAGCGAGTGGATCACGCCGCCCGTGTCGAGCGGCCTGCTGCCGGGCGTGATGCGGAGCATCCTGTTGCAGGCGCCGGCCTGGAACGCGAGCGAGCGCGTGATCACGCGCGCGATGCTGGCGGAGGCGGACGACATCGTCGTCTGCAATGCGCTGCGCGGGCCGCTGCGGGCGGTCCTGCTGGACGACCCGCTGGGCTGA
- a CDS encoding cysteine-rich CWC family protein, with product MRSLPTPSTCSRCGAEFGCAMLQGSLEPCWCTTLPPAVPVPQEAAGCWCPACLRAHIEAELAKRRGS from the coding sequence ATGCGTAGCCTTCCCACCCCGAGTACATGCAGCCGCTGCGGCGCCGAATTCGGCTGCGCGATGCTCCAGGGCAGCCTTGAACCCTGCTGGTGTACCACGCTGCCGCCGGCCGTGCCGGTGCCGCAGGAGGCCGCCGGCTGCTGGTGCCCGGCCTGCCTGCGCGCGCATATCGAAGCCGAGCTCGCGAAGCGCCGGGGGTCGTAG
- a CDS encoding serine hydrolase, whose product MLLRTAICAAVLLLCHPQAALARDAVTSATAEQDLASRIDASIAPYFQADAPGATVIVVKDGKPVLRRAYGMADTAKGVKMRPEMVLRLGSITKQFTATAILMLAEDGKLSLDDDITKHLPDYPAKGKKITIEHLLTHTSGIPSYTGKPGYMLNMAQDISVARMIDTFKNDPLEFEPGSQYRYNNSGYFLLGAIIEKISGQSYASFLEQRLFKPLGMRDTYYEGVKTSKAPVAAGHSRAEQGYGAAAPLSMTQPYAAGSLVSTVDDLARWDAAIAAGRLLKPSSWQRAFTSYRLSDGKATGYGYGWEVGKVQGETAIGHGGGINGFSTHALRFPDQKVYVAVLTNSDSGPANPALIARKAAGIAIGKPYREFKEVALDGAALDAVTGTYEVEKGVQRVFRRSTDGLVMQRSGRPPVALKAASDNSFFVPGGLDWFEFQRDAGGKVTAVTLHQDGNALVNQRIGDAPAGRKAVKIASAAFDARVGRYELRPGFVMELSREGERYFAQATGQPKLEIFPMSETVFFSNDVDAEISFEPAAGQGLVLKQGGRSIPARKL is encoded by the coding sequence ATGCTGCTTCGTACCGCCATCTGCGCCGCCGTGCTGCTGCTGTGCCATCCACAGGCTGCCTTGGCCCGGGATGCCGTCACCTCCGCGACCGCGGAGCAGGACCTGGCCAGCCGCATCGATGCGTCGATCGCGCCGTATTTCCAGGCCGATGCGCCGGGCGCCACCGTCATCGTGGTCAAGGACGGCAAGCCCGTGCTGCGCCGCGCCTACGGCATGGCCGATACCGCGAAAGGCGTGAAGATGCGCCCGGAGATGGTGCTGCGCCTCGGCTCCATCACCAAGCAGTTCACCGCGACCGCCATCCTGATGCTGGCGGAGGATGGCAAGCTGTCGCTGGACGACGACATCACGAAGCACCTGCCGGACTACCCGGCCAAGGGAAAGAAGATCACGATCGAGCACCTGTTGACGCATACCTCGGGCATCCCCAGCTATACCGGCAAGCCGGGCTACATGCTCAACATGGCGCAGGACATCAGCGTGGCCCGGATGATCGACACGTTCAAGAACGATCCGCTCGAGTTCGAACCGGGCAGCCAGTACCGCTACAACAACTCGGGTTACTTCCTGCTCGGCGCGATCATCGAGAAGATCTCGGGCCAGAGCTACGCCAGCTTCCTGGAACAGCGCCTCTTCAAGCCGCTCGGCATGCGCGACACCTATTACGAAGGCGTCAAGACCAGCAAGGCGCCGGTGGCGGCCGGCCACAGCCGCGCCGAGCAGGGCTATGGCGCCGCCGCGCCGCTCAGCATGACCCAGCCCTATGCGGCCGGCTCGCTGGTGTCCACGGTGGACGACCTGGCGCGCTGGGATGCAGCGATCGCCGCGGGCCGCCTGCTCAAGCCCTCCAGCTGGCAGCGAGCGTTCACTTCGTACCGCCTGAGCGATGGCAAGGCCACCGGCTACGGCTATGGCTGGGAGGTCGGCAAGGTGCAGGGCGAGACCGCGATTGGCCATGGCGGCGGCATCAACGGCTTCTCGACGCATGCGCTGCGCTTCCCGGATCAGAAGGTGTATGTCGCGGTGCTGACCAACAGCGACAGCGGTCCGGCCAATCCGGCCCTGATCGCGCGCAAGGCGGCCGGCATCGCCATCGGCAAGCCTTACCGCGAGTTCAAGGAGGTGGCGCTGGATGGCGCGGCGCTCGACGCGGTCACCGGCACCTATGAGGTCGAGAAGGGCGTGCAGCGTGTGTTCCGCCGCAGCACCGATGGCCTGGTGATGCAGCGCAGCGGCCGGCCGCCGGTAGCGCTGAAGGCCGCGTCGGACAACAGCTTCTTCGTGCCGGGAGGCCTCGACTGGTTCGAATTCCAGCGTGACGCGGGCGGCAAGGTGACGGCAGTGACCTTGCACCAGGATGGCAACGCGCTGGTCAATCAGCGTATCGGCGACGCACCGGCCGGCCGCAAGGCGGTGAAGATCGCCAGCGCGGCCTTCGATGCCCGCGTCGGCCGGTATGAACTGCGTCCGGGCTTCGTGATGGAGCTGAGCCGCGAGGGCGAGCGCTATTTTGCCCAGGCCACCGGGCAGCCGAAGCTGGAAATCTTCCCGATGAGCGAAACCGTGTTCTTCTCGAACGACGTCGATGCCGAAATCAGTTTCGAGCCGGCGGCCGGACAGGGCCTGGTGCTGAAGCAGGGCGGGCGCAGCATCCCGGCGCGCAAACTCTGA
- a CDS encoding OmpW/AlkL family protein, whose amino-acid sequence MNSLLKHLLAMSLALAGSQALAQDSNWLVRARAVHIDPANQSAPLAGTGAADRIHVASKTIPEVDISYFFTPHLAAELILTYPQKHAVTLDSARIGSFRHLPPTLTAQYHFAPQATVSPYLGAGLNYTRISRVKLLGGAGDLEQDSWGLALQAGVDVRLDARWSLNLDVKKVNIRSDVMVGGAKASVVKVDPVLFGLGLGYKF is encoded by the coding sequence ATGAATAGCTTGTTGAAGCATCTGCTGGCTATGTCGCTCGCGCTCGCCGGCAGCCAGGCCCTGGCACAGGACAGCAACTGGTTGGTGCGTGCGCGCGCCGTCCACATCGATCCGGCGAATCAATCCGCGCCCCTGGCCGGGACCGGCGCCGCGGACCGCATCCACGTAGCCAGCAAGACCATCCCCGAAGTCGACATCTCCTACTTCTTCACGCCGCACCTGGCGGCCGAGCTGATCCTGACTTATCCACAGAAGCACGCGGTCACCCTGGACAGCGCCCGCATCGGCAGCTTCCGCCACCTGCCGCCGACCCTGACGGCCCAGTACCACTTCGCGCCCCAGGCGACAGTGAGTCCTTACTTAGGCGCCGGCCTCAACTATACGCGCATCTCGCGCGTGAAACTGCTGGGCGGCGCGGGCGACCTTGAACAGGACAGCTGGGGCCTGGCCCTGCAGGCCGGCGTGGACGTCCGCCTCGATGCGCGCTGGTCGCTCAACCTCGACGTGAAGAAAGTGAACATCCGCAGCGACGTGATGGTCGGCGGCGCGAAGGCAAGCGTGGTCAAGGTCGATCCGGTGCTGTTCGGCCTCGGCCTCGGCTACAAGTTCTGA
- a CDS encoding serine hydrolase domain-containing protein has product MFIRTALCAAALLLCQPLAAVAADPSPGKPLTKRALEDLSFRLHATVAPYFPLDAPGGIVLVVKDGQTVLRRAYGMADTVKGVNMAPEMAMRIGSMTKQFTATAILLLADEGKLSVEDEIGKYLPDYPTQGKKITIEHLLTPRPWTRWRACTASTRIRSGYSAATASSCPCCAPAAGRWS; this is encoded by the coding sequence ATGTTCATCCGTACCGCGCTTTGCGCCGCCGCGCTGCTCCTGTGCCAGCCGCTTGCCGCTGTCGCCGCCGATCCAAGCCCGGGCAAGCCGCTCACCAAGCGCGCCCTCGAGGACCTGTCCTTCCGCCTGCACGCCACCGTCGCTCCCTATTTCCCTCTCGATGCACCCGGCGGCATCGTCCTGGTCGTGAAGGACGGCCAGACCGTCCTGCGCCGCGCCTACGGCATGGCCGACACCGTCAAAGGCGTGAACATGGCGCCCGAGATGGCCATGCGCATCGGTTCGATGACCAAGCAGTTCACCGCCACCGCCATCCTGCTGCTGGCGGACGAAGGCAAGCTCTCGGTCGAGGACGAGATCGGCAAGTACCTGCCGGACTACCCGACCCAGGGCAAGAAAATCACCATCGAGCACCTGTTGACCCCGCGGCCTTGGACGCGGTGGCGGGCGTGTACAGCCTCGACAAGGATACGCAGCGGGTATTCCGCCGCGACGGCGAGTTCCTGTCCTTGCTGCGCACCGGCCGCGGGCCGCTGGTCTTGA
- a CDS encoding glutathione peroxidase, which yields MIKTTALLFAALAAASVSLPAAAQATSAPGAPAAARMPMSCPAILKQNFKRLQDDAPQDLCQYAGKVVLVVNTASYCGFTKQYEGLEKLYAKYGGRGLVVLGFPSNDFGKQEPGNSKEIADFCFNTYGVKFPMFAKSSVTGPEANPLHASLAKATGQAPKWNFTKYLIGRDGKVIDHFPSKVTPEDPALVGKIEQALAM from the coding sequence ATGATCAAGACCACCGCCCTGCTGTTCGCTGCCCTTGCCGCAGCCAGCGTCTCCCTGCCTGCCGCCGCACAGGCCACGTCCGCGCCGGGCGCCCCGGCTGCCGCGCGCATGCCGATGAGCTGCCCGGCCATCCTCAAGCAAAATTTCAAGCGCCTGCAGGACGACGCCCCGCAGGACCTGTGCCAGTACGCCGGCAAGGTGGTGCTGGTGGTGAACACGGCCAGCTACTGCGGCTTCACCAAGCAGTACGAAGGACTGGAGAAGCTGTACGCGAAGTACGGCGGGCGCGGACTGGTGGTCCTGGGCTTCCCTTCGAACGACTTCGGCAAGCAGGAGCCGGGCAATTCCAAGGAGATCGCCGACTTCTGCTTCAATACCTACGGGGTCAAGTTCCCGATGTTCGCCAAGAGCTCGGTCACCGGCCCGGAAGCCAATCCGCTGCACGCCAGCCTTGCCAAGGCCACCGGCCAGGCGCCGAAGTGGAACTTCACCAAGTATCTGATCGGCCGCGACGGCAAGGTCATCGACCACTTCCCGAGCAAGGTGACGCCGGAAGATCCGGCCCTGGTCGGCAAGATCGAGCAAGCGCTCGCCATGTGA
- a CDS encoding CoA-binding protein produces MRSIAQILNDSKTIAIIGLSNKPDRASHEVAAYLQEHGYRIVPVNPSYAGQTILGEQVVATLQEAADALAGSGQRIDIVDCFRKSEDIPPIAREAIAVRAGCLWMQLDIENQAAADLARAAGLDVVMNHCIKIEHRSLNAG; encoded by the coding sequence ATGAGAAGCATTGCCCAGATCCTCAACGACAGCAAGACCATCGCCATCATCGGCCTGTCGAACAAACCCGACCGCGCCAGCCACGAGGTGGCGGCCTACCTGCAGGAGCACGGCTACCGCATCGTGCCGGTGAACCCGAGCTATGCCGGCCAGACCATCCTGGGCGAACAGGTAGTCGCCACGCTGCAGGAGGCCGCCGACGCCCTCGCCGGCAGCGGCCAGCGGATCGACATCGTCGACTGCTTCCGCAAGTCCGAGGACATCCCGCCGATCGCGCGCGAAGCGATCGCCGTGCGCGCCGGCTGCCTGTGGATGCAGCTGGACATCGAGAACCAGGCTGCCGCCGATCTGGCGCGCGCCGCCGGCCTCGACGTCGTCATGAACCACTGCATCAAGATCGAACACCGCAGCCTGAACGCGGGCTGA
- a CDS encoding TraB/GumN family protein, with amino-acid sequence MQRRPIIVVFLSLFLLAFQAMAAEVGTARGALFKATDKGNTLYLYGTMHVGRADFYPLEPRIRAAIAAAPTLALEIDMKSDPAAIAAAVQQHGMFPPGSPGYAALAPERRARIEAALRKHGLEPAAVAQFKPWMLVTMLAVFETVKLGYDPALGVDDHLATLARQGKTRIAELETMHYQAGLLNRLSDEEQWRLLEETLEDMASGRQLRETRELLDAYERADRRAQEDLMRRVDSDDSLTGKFTRDILLHERNGPMADKAAALLARENNAVVAVGLLHLLGQGGLPELLRKRGIKVERIY; translated from the coding sequence ATGCAACGACGTCCGATTATAGTGGTGTTCCTCAGCTTGTTCCTGCTGGCCTTCCAGGCGATGGCGGCGGAAGTGGGCACAGCGCGGGGCGCGCTGTTCAAGGCCACCGACAAGGGCAATACCTTGTACCTGTACGGCACCATGCACGTCGGCCGCGCGGACTTCTATCCCCTCGAGCCGCGCATCCGGGCGGCGATCGCCGCCGCCCCCACGCTGGCGCTGGAAATCGACATGAAGAGCGACCCGGCCGCGATCGCCGCCGCGGTCCAGCAGCACGGCATGTTCCCGCCCGGCAGCCCGGGCTATGCGGCCCTGGCGCCCGAGCGCCGCGCGCGCATCGAGGCCGCGCTGCGCAAGCACGGGCTGGAGCCGGCCGCCGTGGCGCAATTCAAGCCCTGGATGCTGGTGACGATGCTTGCCGTGTTCGAGACCGTCAAGCTGGGCTACGACCCGGCCCTCGGCGTCGACGACCACCTCGCCACGCTGGCGCGCCAGGGCAAGACCCGTATCGCCGAGCTCGAGACCATGCACTACCAGGCCGGTCTGCTGAACCGCTTGTCTGACGAAGAGCAATGGCGCCTGCTGGAAGAAACGCTGGAAGACATGGCCTCGGGCCGCCAGTTGCGCGAGACGCGCGAGCTGCTCGACGCCTACGAGCGTGCCGACCGGCGTGCGCAGGAAGACCTGATGCGGCGCGTGGACAGCGACGACAGCCTGACCGGGAAGTTCACGCGCGACATCCTGCTCCACGAGCGCAACGGACCGATGGCCGACAAGGCGGCTGCCCTGCTGGCGCGCGAAAACAATGCGGTGGTGGCGGTGGGCCTGCTGCACCTGCTGGGACAAGGCGGACTGCCCGAGCTGCTGCGCAAACGCGGCATCAAGGTGGAGCGGATCTACTAA